One region of Grus americana isolate bGruAme1 chromosome 20, bGruAme1.mat, whole genome shotgun sequence genomic DNA includes:
- the ST6GALNAC4 gene encoding alpha-N-acetyl-neuraminyl-2,3-beta-galactosyl-1,3-N-acetyl-galactosaminide alpha-2,6-sialyltransferase isoform X1 has translation MKTLVRLFLMLVCVAVVTVLYILLCSHVCLQFCCWPPGQQGSPTAPTILSFQGYSRVPDGKPLERALCRRCAIVSSSGQMLGSHLGKAIDGQECVLRMNHAPTAGYEEDVGARSTIRVVSHTSVPLLLRNQPYFFQQSQETLYIIWGPAKKMNREKVGPTYRALLKVMETYPHLQIYTLTEEKMTYCDDVFQNETGKNRLKSGSFLSTGWFTMILAMELCEQICVFGMVSDSYCREKNHSSVPYHYFEKGRLDECRMYLVHERAHRAGHRFITEKAIFSRWAKRRNIIFTHPSWAGG, from the exons ATGAAGACGCTG GTCCGGCTCTTCCTAATGCTGGTGTGTGTGGCGGTGGTCACGGTGCTGTACATCCTGCTGTGCTCCCACGTCTGcctgcagttctgctgctggCCCCCGGGGCAGCAGGGTAGCCCCACGGCACCCACCATCCTCAGCTTCCAGGGGTACAGCCGTGTCCCCGATGGCAAG CCGCTGGAGCGAGCACTGTGCCGCCGCTGCGCCATTGTCTCCAGCTCGGGGCAGATGCTGGGCTCACACCTGGGAAAGGCCATCGATGGGCAGGAGTGCGTCCTGCGGATGAACCATGCCCCTACTGCCGGCTACGAGGAGGATGTGGGGGCACGGAGCACCATCCGGGTGGTGTCACACACCAGCGTCCCGCTGCTGCTGAGGAACCAGCCCTACTTCTTCCAGCAGTCCCAGGAGACCCTCTACATCATCTGGGGGCCAGCAAAGAAGATGAACCGGGAGAAAGTGGGCCCAACCTACCGGGCGCTGCTGAAGGTGATGGAGACGTACCCCCACCTGCAGATCTATACCCTGACCGAGGAGAAGATGACATATTGCGATGACGTCTTCCAGAACGAGACGGGGAAGAACAG GCTGAAGTCCGGCTCCTTCCTGAGCACAGGCTGGTTCACCATGATCCTGGCCATGGAGCTGTGCGAGCAGATCTGTGTCTTCGGCATGGTCAGCGACAGCTACTGCAG GGAGAAGAACCACTCGAGCGTGCCCTACCACTACTTCGAGAAGGGCCGGCTGGACGAGTGCAGGATGTACCTGGTGCATGAGCGAGCCCACCGCGCTGGGCACCGCTTCATCACCGAGAAAGCCATCTTCTCCCGCTGGGCCAAGAGGAGGAACATCATCTTCACCCACCCATCCTGGGCAGGTGGTTAG
- the ST6GALNAC4 gene encoding alpha-N-acetyl-neuraminyl-2,3-beta-galactosyl-1,3-N-acetyl-galactosaminide alpha-2,6-sialyltransferase isoform X2, whose translation MLVCVAVVTVLYILLCSHVCLQFCCWPPGQQGSPTAPTILSFQGYSRVPDGKPLERALCRRCAIVSSSGQMLGSHLGKAIDGQECVLRMNHAPTAGYEEDVGARSTIRVVSHTSVPLLLRNQPYFFQQSQETLYIIWGPAKKMNREKVGPTYRALLKVMETYPHLQIYTLTEEKMTYCDDVFQNETGKNRLKSGSFLSTGWFTMILAMELCEQICVFGMVSDSYCREKNHSSVPYHYFEKGRLDECRMYLVHERAHRAGHRFITEKAIFSRWAKRRNIIFTHPSWAGG comes from the exons ATGCTGGTGTGTGTGGCGGTGGTCACGGTGCTGTACATCCTGCTGTGCTCCCACGTCTGcctgcagttctgctgctggCCCCCGGGGCAGCAGGGTAGCCCCACGGCACCCACCATCCTCAGCTTCCAGGGGTACAGCCGTGTCCCCGATGGCAAG CCGCTGGAGCGAGCACTGTGCCGCCGCTGCGCCATTGTCTCCAGCTCGGGGCAGATGCTGGGCTCACACCTGGGAAAGGCCATCGATGGGCAGGAGTGCGTCCTGCGGATGAACCATGCCCCTACTGCCGGCTACGAGGAGGATGTGGGGGCACGGAGCACCATCCGGGTGGTGTCACACACCAGCGTCCCGCTGCTGCTGAGGAACCAGCCCTACTTCTTCCAGCAGTCCCAGGAGACCCTCTACATCATCTGGGGGCCAGCAAAGAAGATGAACCGGGAGAAAGTGGGCCCAACCTACCGGGCGCTGCTGAAGGTGATGGAGACGTACCCCCACCTGCAGATCTATACCCTGACCGAGGAGAAGATGACATATTGCGATGACGTCTTCCAGAACGAGACGGGGAAGAACAG GCTGAAGTCCGGCTCCTTCCTGAGCACAGGCTGGTTCACCATGATCCTGGCCATGGAGCTGTGCGAGCAGATCTGTGTCTTCGGCATGGTCAGCGACAGCTACTGCAG GGAGAAGAACCACTCGAGCGTGCCCTACCACTACTTCGAGAAGGGCCGGCTGGACGAGTGCAGGATGTACCTGGTGCATGAGCGAGCCCACCGCGCTGGGCACCGCTTCATCACCGAGAAAGCCATCTTCTCCCGCTGGGCCAAGAGGAGGAACATCATCTTCACCCACCCATCCTGGGCAGGTGGTTAG